Proteins from one Funiculus sociatus GB2-C1 genomic window:
- a CDS encoding acyltransferase family protein: MRLTSLDVFRGIAIAGMILVNKAGVADQVYPFLEHAKWHGCTPTDLVFPFFLFIVGVAMIFSLSKYNEGNRPTAAVYRRIFRRVAILFVLGLLLNGFWTYNWDTIRIMGVLQRISLAYLFAALIVINVPRKGQWAIALLLLIGYWVAMSFIPVPGYGAGNLSSPEGNFASYIDRLIIGTKHLHPGDAFKTMGDPEGLFSTLPAIVTVLIGYFTGDWLRLQPVQRRTSIGLVLFGIGCLGVGWAWGLVFPINKRLWTSSYVLFSSGWALLLLAACYELIEVRNRRWGKPFEVMGLNAIFVFVASVLLIKILVKTKIGTAENAPSTYTWIYEHLFLPWASPMNASLVFAVLTLLFWWAICYAMYRQRWFVKI; this comes from the coding sequence ATGCGCTTAACTTCACTCGATGTATTTCGCGGGATAGCGATCGCAGGCATGATCCTCGTCAATAAAGCGGGAGTCGCCGACCAAGTTTATCCGTTTTTGGAACACGCCAAATGGCACGGTTGCACGCCGACAGACTTAGTTTTTCCCTTCTTCTTATTTATAGTTGGTGTGGCAATGATCTTTTCCCTTTCCAAGTACAACGAAGGGAACCGTCCCACCGCCGCCGTGTACAGGCGAATTTTCCGCCGGGTGGCAATTCTGTTTGTCCTCGGTTTGTTGCTGAATGGTTTCTGGACTTACAACTGGGACACCATCCGGATCATGGGAGTGTTGCAGCGCATTAGCTTAGCCTACCTATTTGCCGCTTTGATAGTTATCAACGTACCGCGAAAAGGACAGTGGGCGATCGCGCTACTATTACTCATTGGGTACTGGGTAGCGATGTCTTTTATTCCCGTTCCCGGTTATGGGGCTGGAAACTTATCATCGCCGGAAGGAAACTTCGCCTCTTATATCGATCGCTTGATAATTGGTACAAAGCATCTGCATCCAGGCGACGCTTTTAAAACGATGGGAGATCCCGAAGGTTTATTCAGCACTCTCCCAGCAATTGTCACCGTCCTCATTGGCTACTTTACAGGTGACTGGTTACGTCTCCAACCTGTCCAGAGGCGCACCAGTATCGGTTTGGTACTGTTTGGTATCGGTTGCTTGGGTGTAGGTTGGGCGTGGGGTTTGGTATTTCCCATCAACAAGAGGTTGTGGACGAGTTCCTACGTCCTCTTCAGTTCTGGTTGGGCGTTGCTATTACTAGCAGCCTGTTATGAATTAATTGAAGTCCGAAATCGCCGCTGGGGGAAACCGTTTGAAGTGATGGGGTTGAATGCTATCTTCGTCTTCGTCGCTTCCGTTCTGCTGATTAAAATTCTCGTCAAAACTAAAATCGGAACTGCCGAAAACGCACCCAGCACTTACACCTGGATCTACGAACATTTATTTTTGCCTTGGGCAAGTCCGATGAATGCTTCCCTGGTGTTTGCCGTACTAACATTGTTGTTCTGGTGGGCGATTTGCTACGCGATGTATCGCCAACGGTGGTTTGTCAAAATTTGA
- a CDS encoding hybrid sensor histidine kinase/response regulator — MLTLPTYELTQVLHEGISTIIYRASRQLDKASVIVKALKAEYPTLEELSRLRHEYKILENAVDIEGIVKPLALENYNNGLALILPDFGAESLKKYLSDRSLEVTKFLNIAIQLASTLAQLHQAQIIHKDIKPDNIVINPQTGLVKFIDFSIASSLERENQTLGNPNLLEGTLAYMSPEQTGRMNRSIDYRTDFYSLGVTFYEMLTGKLPFEALEPLELVHCHIAKVPVPPHQVNSQIPEAISNLVIKLLAKTAEERYQSAEGLKFDLETCLLKLQTTGTISNFIPGSADKAAQLLIPQKLYGREAEVTTLLKTFDRVAAGTTEIMLVSGYSGIGKTVLVNEVHKPIVRQRGYFIAGKFDQFKRNIPYASLIQAFQSLILQLLTEGEIEIQAWKEKLLSALGDNGQVIIDVIPEVELIIGKQPLVPELGATESQNRFSRVFKQFISVFTTEKHPLVVFLDDLQWADSASLKLIELLITDSDSKYLLLIGAYRDNEVFPTHPTVQTIEKIQKTAASVNNIVLSPLQLVHVEELIADTLNEFICSGSLSVETQNLASLLLNKTQGNPFFLTQLLKTLYQENLLGYDLHSSEWQWNIEQILAIGITDYNVVELIARNIRKLPDETQKVLKLAACIGNSFNLEVLSVVNEETTLVTAVQLWSALQAGLILPLSNDYKIPLVFNQEEFGGITLTDVKVDYKFLHDRVQQAAYSLIPDEEKKQTHLKIGQLLLQNTTPQERKENIFALVNQLNYGTGLLTSEPEKYELSQLNLIAGQRAKAATAHDSAVKYLQVGLSLLVRDSWESQYELTLALHEEAAEAAFLGGNFEGMQRFVEIVQNSAKTLLDKIKVYEVQIQAYVSQNKLLEAVNTALEVLKLLGVEFPQEPKPSDIGQALGETAAILNRKPIEQLIDLPQMTEPYKLAAMRLMSSIFAPAYVAAPELVPLTVCKQIALSIKYGNASVSPFVYANYGLLLCGIVGDIDSGYQFGQLALTLVSKLNAKEIKAKTIAIVNIFIQPWKEHLRETLEPFVSAYDSGMETGDLEWAAFGLLEYSYFAYFSGKELAVLEREMARNRDAIHKIKQETALYYIEIYWQAVLNLLGKSENLCRLKGEACDEQIRLPLHQQAKDTVGVAYIYWNKLLLSYWFENYSEAIENTAIAEKYLEAVVGLPLVPLFHFYDSLVWLAVYTNSSQSKQQEILKRVQANQEKMQKWAHHAPMNHLHKFYLVEAERHRVLGEKVEAIENYDRAIALAKENEYINEEALAYELAAKFYLSWGKEKIARTYMTDAYYAYMRWGAIAKVKDLESRYPQLIARSLVTETPFNFDLTGTITSLTTTGSQAEILDMASVIKASQAISGEIVLENLLEKLMKILIENAGAETGLLILSKQGQFFIEAAGNKEQVQVLRSLPVSTSQQLPVSVINYVTRTQKDVVLNDAVQEKIFNTDPYIIQNNPKSLLCVPIIYQGKLTAILYLENNLIAGAFTPKRIEVLRILSSQAAISIEHARLYTDLEVANASLEAKVEERTQELQEKNVRLQTAETVAQSANRAKSDFLASMSHELRTPLNGILGYAQILKRDKTITDSQKDGLNIIHQCGEHLLNLINEVLDLSKIEARKMELHPTEFHFTEFLEGLAEICRIKARQKGISLIYEPITLLPTGVRADEQRLRQVLINLLGNAVKFTQTGGVAFKVGYHEGKIRFQVEDTGLGMAPEQLEEIFLPFHQVGDHNLKTEGTGLGLAISRQLVELMGGEIKVKTTLGKGSIFFFDLDLPEASDWADNRKEYKLNIQGFKGYKRKLIIADDKKENRSLLVKMLSPLGFEIVEATDGQDCLNKAEELNPDCILMDLMMPQLNGFEATRRIKRSPELKDVVVIGTSASVFEFDQDKSKEAGCNDFLPKPIRVEDLLDKLNVHLNLEWVYEESNSENATMHAEENSQDTRLKTQHPLVAPPTEEIAALLDLVMMGDLNSIVERAVNLEKKDVMFAPFAREIQELAKGFQVKKIRDLLKNVGINK; from the coding sequence ATGCTTACTCTTCCCACCTACGAACTTACTCAAGTTTTGCATGAAGGTATATCTACAATTATTTATCGCGCTTCCAGACAGTTAGATAAAGCTTCCGTAATTGTTAAAGCCCTTAAAGCAGAGTATCCCACTCTGGAAGAGCTGAGTCGGTTAAGACATGAATATAAAATTTTAGAAAATGCAGTAGATATAGAAGGAATTGTTAAGCCCCTAGCTTTAGAAAATTATAACAACGGTTTAGCGCTAATTTTGCCAGATTTTGGGGCAGAATCGCTGAAAAAATATTTAAGCGATCGCTCTCTGGAAGTAACTAAATTCCTAAATATAGCCATACAGCTAGCATCCACCTTAGCACAACTGCATCAAGCCCAAATTATTCATAAAGATATTAAGCCTGACAATATTGTAATTAACCCGCAAACCGGGCTAGTTAAATTCATCGACTTCAGCATTGCATCCAGCCTAGAGAGAGAAAATCAAACGCTTGGCAACCCCAACTTACTAGAAGGCACACTCGCCTATATGTCGCCAGAGCAAACTGGCAGAATGAATCGGTCAATTGACTATCGCACCGACTTTTATTCCTTGGGCGTTACGTTTTATGAAATGCTAACGGGTAAATTGCCTTTTGAAGCGCTTGAACCGCTGGAATTAGTACATTGCCATATTGCTAAAGTTCCAGTTCCACCTCATCAGGTCAATTCACAAATTCCTGAAGCTATTTCAAATCTGGTAATAAAATTATTAGCTAAAACTGCTGAAGAACGCTATCAAAGTGCGGAGGGATTAAAATTTGACTTAGAAACTTGCTTGCTAAAACTGCAAACTACTGGAACGATTTCTAATTTTATACCCGGTAGTGCAGATAAAGCAGCTCAATTACTGATACCACAAAAACTTTATGGTCGTGAAGCAGAAGTTACTACCCTTCTGAAAACATTCGATCGCGTTGCTGCTGGCACGACGGAAATAATGCTGGTATCGGGTTACTCCGGCATTGGTAAAACTGTTTTGGTGAATGAAGTTCACAAACCTATTGTACGGCAACGTGGCTATTTTATTGCCGGAAAGTTTGACCAGTTTAAACGGAATATTCCTTATGCTTCTTTAATTCAAGCTTTCCAATCGTTAATTCTGCAACTGCTAACCGAAGGCGAAATAGAAATCCAAGCTTGGAAAGAAAAATTGCTATCCGCTTTAGGCGATAACGGACAAGTTATTATCGATGTTATCCCTGAAGTCGAATTAATTATCGGCAAGCAGCCACTCGTACCGGAACTAGGAGCAACAGAGTCTCAAAACCGTTTTAGTCGGGTTTTTAAACAATTTATTAGCGTGTTTACAACAGAAAAACACCCTCTTGTTGTGTTTCTGGATGACTTGCAGTGGGCGGATTCGGCATCGCTGAAATTAATCGAACTATTGATAACCGATAGCGATAGCAAGTATTTATTGCTCATTGGCGCGTATCGAGATAACGAAGTTTTTCCCACCCATCCGACTGTCCAGACAATTGAAAAAATTCAAAAAACAGCTGCGTCGGTAAATAATATCGTACTCAGCCCGTTACAACTCGTTCATGTTGAAGAATTAATCGCCGATACTTTAAATGAATTTATTTGTTCGGGATCGCTATCTGTAGAAACACAAAATTTAGCGTCTCTACTTTTAAACAAAACCCAAGGCAATCCCTTCTTTTTAACTCAACTCCTCAAAACTCTTTATCAAGAAAATTTACTAGGTTATGACTTACACTCAAGTGAGTGGCAGTGGAATATTGAGCAAATTCTGGCAATTGGCATCACTGATTATAATGTTGTTGAGTTGATTGCTAGAAATATTCGTAAACTGCCGGATGAGACACAGAAAGTATTAAAACTAGCAGCTTGTATTGGCAACAGTTTTAATTTAGAAGTTTTGAGCGTTGTCAATGAAGAAACCACCTTAGTTACTGCTGTACAGTTGTGGTCTGCACTTCAGGCAGGTTTGATTTTACCCCTAAGCAATGATTACAAAATCCCTCTAGTATTTAATCAGGAGGAATTCGGCGGGATTACCTTAACAGATGTCAAGGTTGATTACAAGTTTTTACATGACCGCGTGCAGCAAGCGGCTTATTCTCTAATCCCAGATGAAGAGAAAAAACAGACTCACCTGAAAATTGGTCAATTACTACTGCAAAATACAACGCCTCAAGAACGAAAAGAAAATATTTTCGCACTGGTTAACCAACTCAATTATGGTACTGGCTTACTAACTTCTGAGCCGGAAAAATACGAACTATCTCAACTCAATCTTATCGCTGGTCAAAGAGCCAAAGCAGCAACAGCCCACGATTCCGCCGTTAAATATTTGCAGGTGGGTTTATCTCTTCTGGTAAGAGATAGCTGGGAAAGCCAATATGAATTGACATTAGCACTGCATGAGGAAGCAGCAGAAGCAGCTTTTTTGGGCGGTAATTTTGAAGGAATGCAGAGATTCGTTGAGATAGTACAGAACTCTGCCAAAACGCTGTTAGACAAAATTAAAGTGTATGAAGTCCAGATTCAAGCTTATGTTTCGCAGAACAAGCTACTAGAAGCAGTTAATACAGCGTTAGAAGTTTTAAAGCTGTTAGGGGTGGAGTTTCCCCAAGAGCCGAAACCGTCAGATATTGGGCAAGCACTAGGGGAAACTGCGGCAATTTTGAATAGGAAGCCAATTGAGCAATTAATTGACCTGCCTCAAATGACTGAGCCTTATAAACTAGCAGCGATGAGACTTATGTCAAGTATCTTTGCTCCTGCATACGTTGCTGCACCAGAACTGGTTCCCTTGACGGTGTGCAAACAAATAGCTTTATCCATCAAATATGGTAATGCTTCCGTGTCTCCCTTTGTTTATGCCAATTATGGTCTTCTTCTTTGTGGCATTGTCGGAGATATTGATTCAGGTTATCAGTTCGGCCAATTGGCTTTAACTCTAGTGTCAAAGTTAAATGCTAAAGAAATCAAAGCTAAGACAATTGCCATAGTAAATATATTTATCCAACCTTGGAAAGAGCATCTTAGAGAAACGTTAGAACCTTTCGTGTCAGCTTACGATAGCGGAATGGAGACGGGAGATTTAGAATGGGCTGCCTTCGGTCTACTAGAGTACTCCTATTTCGCTTACTTTAGCGGCAAAGAACTGGCTGTCCTTGAAAGAGAGATGGCAAGAAACAGAGATGCTATTCATAAAATCAAGCAAGAAACAGCACTTTATTATATAGAAATATATTGGCAGGCCGTCTTAAATCTGCTTGGAAAGAGTGAAAATCTATGTCGTCTAAAGGGTGAAGCCTGCGATGAGCAGATAAGGTTGCCATTGCATCAACAAGCAAAGGACACAGTGGGAGTTGCCTACATATATTGGAACAAACTTTTACTTAGTTACTGGTTTGAAAATTACTCGGAAGCAATTGAAAATACTGCCATAGCAGAGAAGTATTTGGAGGCGGTAGTAGGATTACCCCTCGTTCCTCTCTTCCATTTTTACGATTCTTTAGTATGGCTAGCCGTGTATACCAATAGCTCGCAGTCTAAACAACAGGAAATTCTCAAACGGGTACAAGCGAATCAAGAAAAAATGCAGAAATGGGCGCATCATGCCCCAATGAATCATCTGCACAAATTTTATTTAGTAGAGGCAGAACGGCATCGGGTTTTAGGAGAAAAAGTAGAAGCGATAGAGAATTACGATCGCGCCATTGCCCTCGCTAAAGAAAACGAGTATATCAACGAGGAAGCACTCGCTTATGAACTCGCCGCCAAATTTTATCTGTCATGGGGTAAAGAAAAAATTGCCCGCACCTACATGACCGATGCTTATTATGCCTATATGCGTTGGGGGGCTATTGCTAAAGTCAAGGATTTAGAGTCAAGATACCCGCAATTAATAGCGCGATCACTTGTCACAGAAACCCCCTTTAACTTCGACTTAACTGGAACAATTACCAGTCTAACCACCACAGGTAGCCAGGCAGAAATTCTGGACATGGCTTCAGTAATAAAAGCGTCTCAAGCCATTTCCGGTGAAATTGTCTTAGAAAACCTGCTAGAAAAATTAATGAAAATATTGATAGAAAATGCAGGTGCTGAAACTGGCTTGCTCATTTTATCAAAGCAGGGTCAATTCTTTATAGAAGCAGCCGGAAATAAAGAGCAAGTACAAGTGCTGCGATCGCTTCCTGTATCAACCAGCCAGCAGCTACCTGTCTCAGTAATAAACTACGTCACCAGAACTCAAAAAGATGTCGTTTTAAACGATGCCGTTCAGGAGAAAATATTTAACACCGATCCTTATATCATCCAAAATAATCCAAAATCTCTCCTGTGTGTCCCCATCATCTATCAAGGCAAGTTAACTGCGATTCTTTATCTAGAAAATAATCTAATTGCCGGTGCATTTACGCCGAAACGTATAGAAGTTCTACGGATATTATCCTCGCAGGCGGCAATTTCAATTGAGCATGCTCGTTTGTACACCGATTTAGAAGTAGCCAACGCGAGTTTAGAAGCGAAAGTAGAAGAACGAACCCAAGAGTTACAGGAAAAAAATGTGCGCTTGCAAACAGCAGAAACAGTCGCACAATCTGCCAACCGTGCCAAAAGTGATTTCCTCGCGAGTATGAGCCACGAACTCCGCACACCACTTAATGGCATATTGGGTTATGCTCAAATCCTCAAACGCGATAAAACTATAACTGACTCGCAAAAAGATGGTTTAAATATCATTCACCAGTGCGGCGAACACTTGCTGAACTTGATTAATGAAGTTCTAGATTTATCCAAAATCGAAGCTAGAAAGATGGAACTCCATCCGACAGAATTTCATTTTACAGAATTTCTAGAAGGCCTAGCTGAAATCTGCCGCATTAAGGCGCGACAAAAAGGCATTTCATTAATTTATGAACCGATTACATTACTTCCTACCGGAGTCCGAGCGGATGAACAAAGGCTGCGGCAAGTATTAATTAACTTACTAGGAAATGCCGTAAAATTCACTCAAACTGGCGGAGTTGCTTTTAAGGTAGGTTATCACGAAGGCAAGATTCGGTTTCAAGTGGAAGATACGGGATTGGGGATGGCACCAGAACAATTAGAAGAAATATTTTTGCCCTTCCATCAGGTCGGAGACCACAACCTCAAAACTGAGGGAACTGGATTGGGATTGGCAATTAGCCGTCAATTAGTTGAGTTGATGGGTGGCGAAATTAAAGTAAAAACTACCTTGGGTAAAGGTAGCATTTTCTTCTTTGATTTAGACTTGCCGGAAGCCTCTGACTGGGCCGATAATAGGAAAGAGTACAAACTAAATATACAAGGTTTCAAAGGCTATAAGCGTAAACTTATCATAGCAGATGATAAAAAAGAAAATCGCTCACTATTGGTCAAAATGTTATCGCCTTTAGGGTTTGAGATAGTGGAAGCAACAGATGGTCAAGACTGTCTAAATAAGGCTGAGGAATTGAATCCTGATTGCATCTTAATGGACTTGATGATGCCTCAGTTGAATGGTTTTGAAGCTACCCGAAGGATTAAGCGATCGCCAGAACTAAAAGATGTGGTAGTGATTGGCACTTCCGCCAGCGTTTTTGAGTTCGATCAGGACAAAAGCAAGGAGGCGGGTTGCAACGATTTTCTACCCAAACCTATTCGAGTAGAAGACCTGTTAGATAAGTTAAACGTTCACTTAAACTTGGAGTGGGTTTATGAGGAAAGCAATAGTGAAAATGCAACTATGCACGCAGAAGAAAATTCTCAGGATACTAGACTCAAAACTCAGCATCCGCTTGTAGCCCCTCCTACAGAAGAGATTGCTGCTTTGTTGGATTTAGTAATGATGGGCGATCTCAATAGTATTGTCGAAAGAGCGGTTAACCTGGAAAAAAAAGATGTGATGTTTGCGCCTTTTGCCAGGGAAATACAGGAATTAGCTAAAGGTTTTCAGGTTAAGAAAATACGCGATCTCCTTAAAAATGTAGGAATAAATAAATGA
- a CDS encoding uracil-DNA glycosylase, translating to MKDKFHKFIKELSNFKSGNNVFNQYSYDFLVNEVRRDNLFLYLKHLAERNPQFLLVGEAPGHRGCRLTGVPFTSEFILLNGFDEIRLFGESRGYRKTNEFDRVYKEQSATIVWETLVKYQQIPLLWNAFPFHPFKVGNQQSNRTPTTEEINIGEYFLKELIILFDINSLVAVGNEAEKTLAKIGLAFQKVRHPANGGKNKFNNGIKNVMNTLI from the coding sequence ATGAAAGATAAATTTCACAAATTTATCAAAGAGCTATCTAACTTTAAATCTGGCAATAATGTATTTAATCAGTATTCGTATGACTTTTTGGTAAATGAAGTCAGAAGAGATAATTTATTTTTATACTTGAAACATCTAGCAGAAAGAAACCCGCAATTTTTGTTAGTTGGAGAAGCTCCAGGGCATAGAGGATGTCGTTTAACAGGTGTTCCTTTTACCAGCGAATTTATTCTATTAAATGGATTTGATGAAATTAGATTATTTGGCGAATCCAGGGGCTACCGGAAAACTAATGAATTTGATCGAGTTTATAAAGAGCAGAGTGCAACCATTGTTTGGGAAACCTTGGTAAAGTATCAGCAAATCCCTTTACTTTGGAATGCCTTCCCTTTTCATCCTTTTAAAGTTGGAAATCAGCAATCTAATCGAACGCCCACTACAGAAGAAATAAACATTGGGGAGTATTTCTTAAAAGAATTAATTATATTATTTGATATAAATAGTCTTGTTGCTGTCGGAAACGAAGCTGAAAAAACTCTCGCAAAAATAGGATTGGCTTTTCAGAAAGTTCGACACCCCGCTAATGGGGGAAAAAATAAATTTAATAATGGCATTAAAAATGTGATGAACACCCTAATATAA
- a CDS encoding hybrid sensor histidine kinase/response regulator — translation MKSTNTNNGVILIVDDNPTNLKVLFKFLADSGFKVLVAEDGEDAIAQVDYALPDLILLDVLMPGMDGFETCRHLKAKESTKEIPIIFMTALSETVDKITGLSLGAVDYITKPLQHEEVLARLKVHLSLRNLTKKLQDQNVRLEEEIEERAKVEAALLTLTSELEIRVAERTAELFQSNQLLTGSNEQLKQEIQERITTETALQKSEARYREQANQLELAFRKLKETQSQLVHSEKMSSLGQLVAGVAHEINNPVNFIYGNLTHAHHYSQDILGLLKLYIKYLPSPPPEIQEYVEAIDLEFLIEDLPKLLASMKVGADRIREIIQSLRHFSRVDEAQMKPVDIHAGLDSTLLILHNRFKPSANHPGIQLVKEYSKLPPVECYAGQLNQVFMNLIANAIDALEDYDKNRSPEEVYCSLSLIRIRTEVTDSNFVTIRIGDNGPGIAPEVRDRLFDPFFTTKPPGRGTGLGLSISYQIVASKHGGQIMCISAPGQGAEFIIKIPIRRQPLESACQLGKLEKKSIISASLR, via the coding sequence ATGAAAAGCACAAATACTAATAACGGCGTAATTTTAATCGTTGATGACAACCCAACTAATTTAAAAGTCCTGTTCAAGTTTCTGGCTGACTCTGGCTTCAAAGTTTTGGTAGCTGAGGATGGCGAAGATGCGATCGCGCAGGTGGATTATGCACTGCCAGACCTCATCTTATTGGATGTACTCATGCCTGGAATGGATGGCTTTGAAACTTGCCGCCACTTGAAAGCTAAGGAATCAACGAAAGAAATTCCCATAATTTTTATGACGGCGCTTTCTGAAACGGTGGATAAAATTACAGGCTTGAGTCTTGGAGCCGTAGACTATATTACTAAACCACTTCAGCATGAAGAGGTTTTAGCCCGTCTCAAGGTTCATTTAAGCTTGCGAAATCTAACTAAAAAGTTACAAGATCAAAACGTGCGTCTTGAAGAGGAGATTGAAGAGCGTGCAAAGGTAGAGGCAGCTCTCTTAACGCTCACTTCTGAATTAGAAATACGAGTTGCAGAAAGAACGGCTGAACTTTTCCAATCAAATCAGCTGTTGACGGGGTCGAATGAGCAGCTGAAACAAGAAATCCAAGAACGCATCACTACGGAAACTGCATTGCAGAAATCAGAAGCACGTTATCGAGAACAAGCCAATCAGCTAGAACTTGCCTTTCGCAAACTTAAAGAAACTCAAAGCCAATTAGTTCACAGTGAAAAAATGTCCAGCTTGGGACAATTGGTTGCAGGGGTGGCACATGAAATTAATAATCCTGTCAACTTTATCTACGGCAATCTTACCCACGCGCATCATTATAGCCAAGACATTCTCGGACTCTTGAAGCTCTATATTAAGTATCTTCCATCACCGCCGCCGGAGATTCAGGAGTACGTTGAGGCTATAGATTTGGAGTTTTTGATTGAAGATTTGCCCAAATTGCTAGCTTCGATGAAGGTGGGAGCCGATCGCATCCGGGAGATTATTCAGTCGTTGCGACATTTTTCCCGTGTGGATGAAGCCCAAATGAAGCCAGTGGATATTCATGCTGGGCTGGATAGCACGCTGTTGATTTTGCACAATCGGTTTAAACCTAGTGCTAACCATCCAGGTATTCAGCTTGTCAAAGAATATAGCAAGCTGCCACCAGTAGAGTGTTATGCAGGGCAGCTCAACCAGGTGTTTATGAATTTGATTGCCAATGCAATTGATGCGTTGGAGGACTATGACAAAAACCGATCGCCCGAAGAAGTTTACTGTTCCCTGAGCTTAATTCGTATTCGCACGGAAGTAACCGATAGTAACTTCGTGACTATTCGGATTGGGGATAATGGCCCTGGTATAGCACCTGAAGTACGCGATCGCCTATTCGACCCGTTCTTTACAACGAAACCCCCAGGTAGAGGTACTGGTTTGGGCTTGTCTATTAGCTACCAAATTGTCGCCTCCAAACACGGTGGTCAGATAATGTGTATTTCAGCGCCGGGACAGGGAGCCGAGTTTATAATTAAAATTCCGATTCGACGACAGCCTCTGGAATCGGCTTGCCAATTAGGTAAGTTGGAAAAAAAAAGCATAATTTCGGCTAGTCTCCGGTAA
- a CDS encoding nucleoside deaminase: MNPEDFMKIALEEAKIGDAPYGAVIVKDNQIVIQAHNTVKTDSDPTAHAEVNAIRGLTTKIKNPSLEGYTLYTTCEPCPMCTATCIWAGISEIVIGASIQDLIDAGVSQINLSSEEIIAKGFKKIKVTKGLLKEESLQLFKR, from the coding sequence ATGAATCCAGAAGATTTTATGAAAATAGCGCTGGAAGAAGCAAAGATTGGAGATGCTCCTTACGGTGCAGTTATCGTTAAAGATAATCAAATAGTCATTCAAGCCCACAATACTGTAAAGACGGATAGCGATCCAACTGCCCACGCAGAAGTTAACGCGATTCGCGGTTTAACAACCAAAATTAAGAATCCTTCTTTAGAAGGTTATACGTTATATACAACTTGCGAACCATGCCCAATGTGTACGGCAACTTGTATTTGGGCAGGAATATCGGAAATAGTAATTGGGGCTTCGATTCAAGATTTGATTGATGCTGGTGTTTCTCAAATAAATCTCAGCAGTGAAGAAATTATTGCGAAGGGCTTTAAGAAAATAAAAGTTACGAAAGGTCTTTTGAAGGAGGAATCTCTGCAATTATTTAAGCGTTAA
- a CDS encoding Spy/CpxP family protein refolding chaperone, with the protein MKLKLISMLAGAVVFFVPFTSSAAFAQTNSPSAPASSGLMGIELTPQQKTKIEQIRSNTRSQIENILTAEQKNKFKAAVGQGQDMRRAFAAMNLSDQQKTQLQGIFQSAASQFSATLTQEQRQTIMENMRSRQQPQQNPK; encoded by the coding sequence GTGAAACTTAAACTGATTTCGATGTTAGCTGGAGCGGTTGTATTTTTCGTTCCCTTCACTTCAAGTGCAGCTTTTGCCCAAACCAATTCGCCAAGCGCCCCGGCATCTAGCGGATTGATGGGTATCGAATTAACTCCGCAACAAAAAACTAAAATCGAACAGATTCGCAGTAATACTCGATCCCAAATTGAAAATATTCTGACGGCAGAGCAAAAAAATAAATTTAAAGCTGCTGTGGGACAAGGTCAGGATATGCGTAGGGCTTTCGCGGCGATGAATTTATCTGACCAGCAGAAAACTCAACTGCAAGGTATTTTTCAGTCGGCAGCATCGCAGTTTTCCGCAACGCTTACTCAAGAACAGCGGCAGACAATCATGGAGAATATGCGATCGCGTCAGCAGCCGCAACAAAACCCGAAATAA